The proteins below come from a single Mycolicibacterium sp. TY81 genomic window:
- a CDS encoding cytochrome P450, whose product MAIALLDNGAPPADLALSDIDLGSVRFWGRNDGFRDGAFATLRREAPIAFHGELAQEGFETGPGHWALTRYDDVFFASRHPHIFSSADGITIPEQTPELAEYFGSMIVMDDPRHTRLRNIVRSAFTPKVVARTEASVRNRARSLVESMIERHPDGHGDIVADLAGPLPLQIICDMMGIPEPDHERIFHWTNIILGFGDPDLTTDYEEFFRCAMDIGGYATALADDRRVNPHDDLTTALVQAEVDGERLTSSEVASFFILLVVAGNETTRNAISHGVLTLSRFPEQRDQWWSDYDAVAPTAVEEIIRWASPVVYMRRTLTQDFELSGVKMQAGQKVTLWYGSANRDEAKFDRPWLFDVHRNPNPHLGFGGGGAHFCLGANLARREIAVAFEEIHRRVPDLTATDEPDRLWSQFIHGIKRLPVSWTPPR is encoded by the coding sequence ATGGCCATCGCGTTACTCGACAACGGCGCACCGCCGGCGGACCTCGCACTGTCCGACATCGACCTCGGTTCGGTCCGGTTCTGGGGCCGGAACGACGGGTTCCGGGACGGTGCGTTCGCCACGCTGCGGCGCGAGGCACCCATCGCCTTCCACGGCGAACTGGCCCAGGAGGGATTTGAAACGGGCCCCGGCCACTGGGCCCTCACGCGCTACGACGACGTGTTCTTCGCCAGCCGCCACCCACACATCTTCAGCTCCGCCGACGGCATCACGATCCCCGAGCAGACGCCGGAACTGGCCGAGTATTTCGGCTCGATGATCGTGATGGACGACCCGCGGCACACGCGGCTGCGGAACATCGTGCGCAGCGCGTTCACCCCGAAAGTGGTGGCGCGGACGGAGGCCTCGGTGCGCAACCGGGCGCGGAGTCTGGTCGAGTCGATGATCGAGCGCCATCCCGACGGCCACGGCGACATCGTGGCCGACCTGGCCGGTCCCCTGCCGCTGCAGATCATCTGCGACATGATGGGCATCCCGGAGCCGGATCACGAACGGATCTTCCACTGGACCAACATCATTCTCGGCTTCGGCGATCCCGATCTGACCACCGATTACGAGGAGTTCTTCCGTTGCGCCATGGACATCGGCGGCTATGCCACCGCCTTGGCCGATGACCGGCGCGTCAACCCCCACGACGACCTCACCACCGCCCTGGTGCAGGCCGAGGTCGACGGCGAACGACTCACCTCGAGCGAGGTGGCGTCGTTCTTCATCCTGCTGGTGGTCGCGGGGAACGAGACCACACGCAATGCGATCAGCCACGGGGTGCTGACGCTCAGCCGGTTCCCGGAGCAGCGGGACCAGTGGTGGTCCGATTACGACGCGGTGGCACCCACGGCGGTCGAGGAGATCATCCGCTGGGCCTCCCCCGTCGTGTACATGCGCCGGACCCTGACGCAGGACTTCGAGCTGAGCGGCGTGAAAATGCAAGCCGGGCAGAAGGTTACGCTGTGGTACGGCTCGGCCAACCGGGACGAGGCGAAATTCGACCGCCCGTGGCTGTTCGACGTACACCGCAACCCCAATCCGCACCTGGGCTTCGGCGGCGGTGGCGCACACTTCTGCCTGGGCGCGAATCTGGCCCGTCGCGAGATCGCGGTGGCGTTCGAGGAGATTCACCGCCGCGTCCCCGATCTGACGGCCACCGACGAGCCCGACCGGTTGTGGTCGCAGTTCATCCACGGCATCAAGCGCCTGCCGGTCAGCTGGACGCCCCCGCGCTGA
- a CDS encoding cupredoxin domain-containing protein, which translates to MTTTRVPAVLVVAAALATAVTAACSAPVPAPNSTPTTSAVPVTGPVQGPAITITALNFGDPLTVPPGAKITVVNSDDVAHTVTSKVKGQFDVKVGGNAQATFTAPTTPGRYPYYCVYHPGMVGVLIVQ; encoded by the coding sequence ATGACGACGACGCGCGTCCCGGCGGTGCTCGTGGTTGCGGCGGCACTCGCCACCGCGGTGACCGCCGCCTGTTCGGCTCCGGTCCCGGCGCCCAACAGCACTCCGACGACCAGCGCGGTGCCGGTGACCGGCCCGGTGCAGGGACCGGCCATCACCATCACCGCGCTCAACTTCGGCGACCCGCTCACCGTGCCTCCCGGCGCAAAGATCACCGTCGTCAACAGTGACGACGTCGCGCATACCGTGACGTCAAAGGTCAAGGGGCAGTTCGACGTCAAGGTCGGCGGCAACGCGCAGGCGACGTTCACCGCACCCACCACGCCGGGCCGCTACCCGTACTACTGTGTGTATCACCCGGGGATGGTCGGTGTCCTGATCGTCCAGTAA
- a CDS encoding dienelactone hydrolase family protein, whose amino-acid sequence MTPLQRYIAEEIATDHVDGLLSRREALRRLALLGVGTAAASALIAACGENRGTTAATTSSPTSGKPSTEPGPPPGMENAVQPAPITWADGKLQGSWAAAAQPRGGVLVIHENKGLNDWVRSVVGRLGGIGYSALGIDLLSAQGGTAAFADPAEATAALGKIPPDQFVADLRSGLDELQRRTPGGKLAVLGFCFGGGLTWQLLAAGEPRLSAALPFYGPLPDPHDFAGSKQAAVLAFYGAKDARVTASKDAAAAALEQAGMVHQIVVEPDADHAFFNDSGQRYNPTAAADAWAQTQSWLQRYLA is encoded by the coding sequence GTGACCCCCTTGCAGCGGTACATCGCCGAGGAAATCGCCACCGACCACGTCGACGGATTGCTGTCCCGTCGTGAGGCGCTGCGCAGGCTCGCGCTCCTGGGCGTGGGTACTGCGGCCGCCAGTGCGCTGATCGCGGCCTGCGGTGAGAATCGAGGCACCACTGCGGCCACCACGTCGAGCCCGACGTCGGGCAAGCCGTCGACCGAGCCCGGCCCACCGCCCGGTATGGAGAACGCCGTCCAGCCCGCGCCCATCACCTGGGCCGACGGCAAGCTGCAGGGATCGTGGGCCGCGGCCGCCCAGCCACGCGGCGGCGTCCTGGTGATCCACGAGAACAAAGGCCTGAACGATTGGGTGCGGTCGGTCGTCGGCCGCCTCGGCGGTATCGGGTACTCGGCGCTGGGCATCGACCTGTTGTCGGCGCAGGGCGGCACCGCGGCCTTCGCCGATCCGGCCGAGGCCACCGCGGCGCTGGGCAAGATTCCGCCCGACCAGTTCGTCGCCGACCTGCGGTCCGGGCTCGACGAACTGCAGCGGCGGACGCCCGGCGGGAAACTCGCGGTGCTCGGATTCTGCTTCGGCGGTGGGCTCACGTGGCAGCTCCTGGCCGCCGGCGAGCCGAGGCTCTCGGCGGCGTTGCCGTTCTACGGTCCGCTGCCCGACCCGCACGACTTCGCCGGCTCGAAACAAGCTGCGGTGCTGGCCTTTTACGGCGCCAAGGACGCGCGCGTGACGGCGAGCAAGGACGCGGCGGCAGCCGCGCTCGAGCAGGCCGGCATGGTTCATCAGATCGTCGTGGAGCCCGACGCCGATCATGCGTTCTTCAACGACTCGGGCCAGCGGTACAACCCCACCGCGGCCGCCGACGCCTGGGCGCAGACGCAGTCCTGGCTGCAGAGGTACCTGGCATGA